A region from the Pogoniulus pusillus isolate bPogPus1 chromosome 43, bPogPus1.pri, whole genome shotgun sequence genome encodes:
- the DUSP23 gene encoding dual specificity protein phosphatase 23 gives MGACEPPNFSWVRAGRLAGTGMPRQPGHYRFLLAQGVRHLVSLTERAPPHHGCCPALRLHRLRVPDFTPPAPEQIRSFLQLVEDANARGEAVAVHCMLGQGRTGTMLACYLARAEGLSGSDAIREIRRLRPGSIETQEQEQAVIQFCQHAG, from the exons ATGGGGGCGTGCGAGCCCCCCAACTTCTCGTGGGTGCGTGCGGGGCGGCTGGCGGGCACGGGCATGCCGCGGCAGCCTGGGCACTACCGCttcctgctggcacagggcGTGCGGCACCTGGTGTCGCTGACCGAGCGGGCACCGCCGCACCacggctgctgccctgccctgcgccTGCACCGCCTCCGAGTGCCGGACTTCACCCCCCCGGCCCCCGAGCAGATCCgcagcttcctgcagctggTGGAGGATGCCAACGCCCGCGGCGAG GCTGTGGCAGTGCACTGCATGCTGGGCCAGGGCCGGACGGGCACCATGCTGGCCTGCTACCTGGCGAGGGCAGAGGGGCTGAGTGGCAGCGATGCCATCCGCGAGATCCGGCGGCTGCGGCCTGGCTCCATCGAGacgcaggagcaggagcaggcagtgatcCAGTTCTGCCAGCACGCTGggtag
- the LOC135192663 gene encoding LOW QUALITY PROTEIN: mucosal pentraxin-like (The sequence of the model RefSeq protein was modified relative to this genomic sequence to represent the inferred CDS: inserted 2 bases in 2 codons) → MRNSCCDEARPPQFLRDKEGSHNPLQEDPSSVLHSHSFNERHLGTYTCTATGPRGTAVATYDLQRDDLVRVQVFVLPRETEPSHAMVWAQPGQPLQNFTICLHSYPTXPTPPRLFSYGTEAQDKEILFKSKPTEYKLCVGDKPATFAIPASSTARSEHVCASWESAPGAXRFWLSGKPWPSKGLQKGHRVGTEAATVLGQEQNSLGGSFDPHQSFMGEISSVYLRDSALPGHGRPPPTECPSAAGGASPAGQRVRCT, encoded by the exons ATGAGGAACTCCTGTTGCGATGAAGCTCGG cccccGCAGTTCCTACGGGACAAGGAAGGAAGCCACAACCCCCTGCAGGAAGACcccagcagtgtcctgcatTCCCACTCCTTCAACGAGCGCCACCTGGGCACCTACACCTGCACGGCCACCGGTCCCCGGGGCACCGCCGTGGCCACCTACGACCTGCAGAGAGATG ACCTGGTGCGGGTGCAGGTCTTTGTGCTCCCACGAGAGACGGAACCCTCCCACGCGATggtgtgggcacagcctgggcagcccctgcagaACTTCACCATCTGCCTTCACTcctacccca cccccaccccccccagacTCTTCTCCTACGGCACCGAGGCGCAGGACAAAGAGATCCTCTTCAAGTCTAAGCCCACCGAGTACAAGCTCTGCGTCGGGGACAAGCCTGCGACCTTTGccatccctgccagcagcacggCGCGGAGCGAGCACgtctgtgccagctgggagtCAGCCCCCGGTG GTCGGTTCTGGCTCAGCGGCAAGCCCTGGCCCAGCAAGGGGCTACAGAAAGGCCACAGGGTGGGCACGGAGGCAGCCacggtgctggggcaggagcagaacTCCCTCGGGGGCAGCTTCGACCCTCATCAGTCCTTCATGGGGGAGATCTCCTCCGTGTACCTGCGCGACTCGGCGCTCCCCGGCCATGGGAGACCACCCCCGACCGAGTGCCCGTCGGCGGCTGGAGGAGCTTCCCCTGCCGGGCAGAGGGTGAGGTGCACCTGA
- the LOC135192664 gene encoding serum amyloid P-component-like, which translates to MAHLQLWLAVLSGIVAQEDLYRKVFVFGKDPSDAFVLLEARLEQPLRNFTVCLRSYTDLARPHSLFSYATKAQDNEILLFKPKPTEYRFYVGGKFVTFRVPEGRGDWEHVCAGWESATGVAEFWLNGKPWPRKGLQRGYAVGVEAAIMLGQEQDTFGGGFDFYNSFSGELADVYLWDTALSPDKMRAAYLSLRLPPAPLAWRSLSYQVKGDVVVKARLREALAP; encoded by the exons ATGGCCcatctgcagctctggctcGCTGTCCTCTCAGGGATCGTGGCCCAGGAAG ACCTCTACCGCAAGGTCTTTGTCTTCGGGAAGGACCCCAGCGACGCCTTCGTGCtgctggaggccaggctggagcagcccctGCGCAACTTCACCGTCTGCCTGCGCTCCTACACCGACCTCGCCCGGCcccacagcctcttctcctaCGCCACCAAGGCGCAGGACAATGAGATCCTCCTCTTCAAGCCCAAGCCCACCGAGTACCGCTTCTACGTCGGGGGCAAATTCGTCACCTTCCGCGTCCCCGAGGGCCGCGGGGACTGGGAGCACGTCTGCGCCGGCTGGGAGTCGGCCACCGGCGTCGCCGAGTTCTGGCTCAACGGCAAGCCCTGGCCCcgcaaagggctgcagaggggctaCGCGGTGGGGGTGGAGGCAGCCATcatgctggggcaggagcaggacacCTTCGGGGGCGGCTTCGACTTCTACAACTCCTTCTCGGGGGAGCTGGCCGACGTCTACCTGTGGGACACGGCGCTGTCCCCGGACAAGATGCGAGCTGCCTACCTGTCCCTGCGCCTGCCGCCCGCCCCCCTGGCGTGGAGGAGCCTCAGCTACCAAGTGAAGGGCGACGTAGTGGTGAAAGCTCGGCTGCGGGAGGCTCTGGCGCCGTGA
- the ACKR1 gene encoding atypical chemokine receptor 1, whose product MGNCIPVSPSTLQNETMLDLLDVDFNFSYTYESFTDYDSVPCHNHYCAHFQRLAPAFLAVTCAAAALGTGALLLALAKRPRAWGWPHSRVLVAQLAVGTGLFASLLPLVAVSIGQGWRLGSVLCKLTYLLWHWSLFAQGLLVGTSSFCTAWARWDSRSQRLAAAVWAWALLLAVPAALSSGTVAASEPICIYRGVDVLSPVYLLHLVLCLCLFLLLPAALVVATAAVPQLKAGWEPGIAVSWLFLGLWVPYGVGLAVDFLLQARLLQPTCGTFQHFDFVLGLSQGLGVLHCCLGPAALLALRLCQPRAAASGSG is encoded by the exons ATGGGCAACTGCATCCCGGTG agccccagcaccctgcagaaCGAAACCATGCTGGATCTGTTGGACGTGGACTTCAACTTCTCCTACACCTATGAGTCCTTCACAGACTACGactctgtgccctgccacaaccACTACTGTGCCCACTTCCAGCGCCTGGCTCCTGCCTTCCTGGCTGTCACCTGCGCCGCggctgccctgggcactggagcgctgctgctggcactggccaAGCGGCCCCGCGCCTGGGGCTGGCCCCACAGCCGAGTGCTGGTGGCCCAGCTGGCAGTGGGGACGGGACTGTTTGCCTCCCTGCTGCCGCTGGTGGCGGTGAGCATCGGGCAAGGGTGGCGGCTGGGCAGTGTGCTCTGCAAGCTCACctacctgctctggcactggaGCCTGTTCGCgcaggggctgctggtgggcaccagctccttctgcacCGCCTGGGCCCGCTGGGACTCCCGGAGCCAGCGGCTGGCTGCGGCCGTGTgggcctgggcactgctgctggcagtgccagcggCGCTCAGCAGCGGCACGGTGGCAGCCTCGGAGCCCATCTGCATCTACCGGGGCGTGGACGTCCTGTCCCCGGTGTACCTGCTGCACCTcgtcctctgcctctgcctcttcctgctgctgccagcagcgctGGTGGTGGCGACCGCGGCCGTGCCACAGCTGAAGGCAGGCTGGGAGCCTGGCATCGCCGTGAGCTGGCTCTTCCTTGGGCTCTGGGTGCCCTACGGCGTGGGGCTGGCCGTGGatttcctgctgcaggctcGGCTGCTGCAGCCTACCTgcggcaccttccagcacttcgaCTTcgtgctggggctgagccaggggctgggggtgctgcactgctgcctggggccgGCCGCGCTGCTCGCCCTGCGGCTCTGCCAGCCGCGGGCAGCTGCCAGCGGCAGCGGCTGA